TTGAAACAATTTCTTTTTCTTCAGGGATTTTTGTTTCTCTTTCAATTATTGATGCAAGAGTTATCACTTCATCCACAGTCATGTCAAGTTCTTCAGCCCGTTTATAAAACTCAGGTGTAAACTTAATATTAAAATTATCAAGAAATTTTCTTATAACCATTTTTGAAGTTGACTTTGGATCAAAAAAGTATGTGTCGGGAAATAAATATCCCTCTAAAGGAAATTCCCTTTCAGGAAGACCTTCTAAAAATTTATAATCAAACTTTTCCTCTGAGGCGGTTTTTATAAAGTCTTCCTTGTCTATAAGGTTGTTTTTTGCCAGAATTTCAACTGTTTCGGTAAAGGTTTTGCCTTCAGGTATGGTTACATTAATACTTATAGGATTTTGGCTTAATACACGCATTATTTCATCGTAGCTCAAATCCTTGGAAATTAAGTGCCGCCCGGATCTGTAATTTCCGTCATGACCATTAAAAAAGGACAAAAACTTAAAAATCCTGGGATATTTAATTATATCCTTCTCTTTAAGTATTTTGGCAATGTCATCAGTGCTGGAATTGAAAGGAATTTCAATTTCCACAGCTTCACCGGATTCTATTTTTTTAGTTATTTCACTAATGGTGAGTTTATCCGCATTGGTTATATACCTGTAGCTAACAGTTGCCCCTACAATGAAAACAAACGTAAAGAATAAAAAGTATAAAAGCAATGAACGGAAAATACTTCTTTTACGCTTTTTTGTTTTTCTTCTTTTTTTTGTCCTGTTAGTCTCCCCACTCATATTATTCACCACTCTGTATAAAATTTTTTAATTATTTATTTTTGTGACCATTTAATGCCTTTTTTCTAAGCCTTATATTTTTAGGTGTAACCTCCACCAGCTCATCATCTGCAATAAACTCCAAAGCTTGTTCTAAGCTTAGGATAGTTGGAGGCGAAAGCCTCAAAGCTTCATCAGAGCCGGCAGCCCTTATATTTGTCACATGTTTTTTCTTGCATACATTTATTAATATATCTTCTTGTTTTGCATTTTCACCAACAATCATGCCTTTATATACTCTAGTGCCGGGTTCTATAAATAAAGTACCCCTTTCCTGGGCGTTATAAAGCCCGTAAACAGAGGTTTCCCCCTCTTCCCAGGCAATCATGGAGCCTCTCCGCCTAATGGTCAGATCACCTTTATAGGACTCATATCCATAAAATACATGATTCATTATACCATTTCCTTTTGTGTCAGTCAAAAGTTCTGATCTGTAGCCAATAAGGCATCTTGCGGGGATTTTAAATTCCAGCCGCATGTATCCTTGGGCGGAAGAAGCCATATTAATAAGCTCGGATTTTCGCATTCCCAATTTCTCCATTACCACTCCCATATAATCTTCCGGTACATCTACTATTAAATATTCCACAGGTTCGCATTTAACCCCGTCTATTTCCTTATAAACCACAGTGGGTTTGGAAATTTGAAATTCATATCCTTCCCTTCTCATTGTTTCAATTAAAATGGAAAGATGCAGTTCTCCTCTTCCATACACTTTAAATGAGTCAGGGGAATCTGTTTCTTCAACTCTCAGACTTACATTTGTTTCAAGTTCTTTAAAAAGCCTGTCCCTTAAATGGCGTGATGTTACATATGTTCCTTCCTGGCCTGCAAAGGGACTGTCATTTACACTAAAGGTCATGGATATTGTAGGCTCATCAATGTCAACAAAGGGCAGTGGCTCTATTTTTTCTAAATCACAAATTGTTTCACCTATATTTACATCTTCTATACCTGATATTGCAACAATTTCCCCTAAAGAGGCAGAAGTAATCCCGATTCTCTTAAGACCTTCAAATGTGTAGAGATTGCTGATTTTTACCTCATCCACAGAGCCGTCTTTTCTGCAAAGTGCAGCAGTCTGGCCTGCTTTTATTGTGCCCCTTTCAATTCTCCCAATGGCAATTCTTCCAATATAGTCATTATAGTCTATACTGGACACCAAAAATTGCAAAGGCTCCTCCAAAGAACCTGTTGGTTTTGGAATGGTATTTATTATAGTTTCAAATAAAGGTTTTAAGTTTGAAGTCTTTTCATTTAAATCCAAAGTTGCATACCCTTCTCTTGCTGAAGCGTATACAACGGGAAAATCCAGCTGCTCATCATCAGCCCCAAGTTCTATAAAAAGTTCCAATACTTCACCCAGCACTTCCTGAGGTCTTGCATCAGGTCTGTCTATTTTATTTACCACCACTATTGGTTTTAAATTTAAACCCAGTGCCTTTGTTAAGACAAACCTGGTTTGGGGCATGGTGCCTTCAAAAGAGTCCACTAAAAGCAGCACACCGTCTACCATTTTTAAAACACGTTCAACTTCACCGCCAAAGTCAGCGTGTCCAGGGGTGTCCACTATATTTATCTTGACCCCGTTATAGTGGACGGCGGTGTTTTTAGAGAGGATTGTAATTCCTCTTTCCCTTTCAAGGTCGCCGGAATCCATAACCCTGTCATTTACATGCTGGTTGTCCCTGAATATCCCGCTTTGTTTTAACAATCCGTCTACCAATGTTGTTTTCCCATGGTCTACATGGGCGATAATTGCTATATTTCTTAAATCTTCCCTTATATGTATCACTTAAAAAACTCCTTGCAGCATTTTTATAACCTTGAATTTTTACATTAATAATTCTAAGTTATCATATTAGCTGTTGTCAACAAAAAAAACTTTTTCTAAATTTTTATTGACTTTGGTTATAATTTGTGTAAAAATGCCTAAAAGATTAATATAATAATCAATAGTGTATCGATACAGATGGAGGGATTTTAATGTCAGGTAGATTTGGTACAAGTAAAGATTTGGCAGAAATATTACGGGGCGGGGTAATAATGGATGTTACCAACCCTAAAGAAGCGGAAATTGCCCAGAAAGCAGGGGCGGTTGCAGTAATGGCGTTAGAAAGGGTACCGGCTGATATAAGAAAACAGGGCGGTATTGCAAGAATGTCTGACCCTAAGATGATAAAGGAAATAATTAATGCTGTATCCATACCTGTTATGGCTAAGGTGAGGATAGGGCATTTTGTGGAAGCACAAGTTTTAGAGGCTATAGGAATTGACTACATTGATGAAAGTGAAGTTTTAACACCAGCAGATGATAAGTGCCATATAGACAAGAAGGCGTTTAAAACTCCTTTTGTATGTGGTGCTCAAAATTTAGGAGAAGCATTAAGGAGAATTGCAGAGGGCGCATCAATGATAAGGACAAAAGGTGAAGCGGGAACCGGAAATATTATTGAGGCAGTAAAGCATATGAGAACTATGATGTCTGAAATAAGAAGGCTAAAAAATCTTCCAAAGGAAGAGTTAATGACTTTTGCAAAAGAAATTGCAGCACCATATGAGCTGGTTGTGAAAGTTGCAGAGGAAGGAAAACTTCCTGTTTTAAACTTTGCAGCAGGAGGAGTGGCAACACCGGCTGATGCTGCGTTAATGATGCAGCTTGGAAGTGAAGGTGTTTTTGTAGGCTCAGGAATATTTAAGTCTTCAAATCCTGAAAAAACTGCAAAGGCAATTGTGGAGGCAACTAAGTATTATAATAATCCGGAAGTTATTGCAGAGGTATCTGAAGATTTGGGAGAACCTATGCGCGGGGTTGAAATTCCCCAGGTATAAAGTTTATAAAAAACTTAAAATAAAAAACTCAAAAAATAAATCCCAATATGCCGTTTAGAAAAAATTTTTTCTAAATGGTATATTGAGGATTGAAAAAAGAAAAACTATATGATATACTACTTAACGGAAAATACACACGGAATTTGATTTATGGAAGGGTGCCGCAAGGGTTTTCCATAAAGATGAGAATTCCGGAGGTATAAACTAACCGGAGGTGTTTTTTTATGTCAGTTATTTCTATGAAACAGCTTTTAGAAGCAGGTGTTCATTTTGGACATCAAACAAGAAGATGGAATCCTAAAATGGCAGAGTACATCTTCACAGAAAGAAACGGTATCTATATTATAGACCTTCAAAAGACCGTAAAGAAAATTGAAGAAGCATACTTCTTTATCAGAGAAGTTGCAATGAACGGGCAAAAAGTTCTTTTTGTAGGTACCAAAAAACAAGCCCAGGATTCAATAAAAGAAGAAGCTACAAGATCCGGACAGTTTTATGTAAATGTAAGATGGCTGGGCGGAATGTTGACAAACTTCAAAACCATCCGTGGAAGAATCCAGAGATTAAAAGAATTAAACCAGATGGAAGAGGAAGGAATGTTTGAGGTATTACCTAAGAAAGAGGTAATAAAGCTTAGAAATGAAATGGCAAAGCTTGAAAAGTACCTTGGTGGTATAAAGGATATGGATGAATTGCCAGGGGCTTTGTTTGTAGTTGACCCAAGAAAAGAAAAAATTGCTATTCTTGAAGCAAGAAAATTAGGTATACCTGTTGTCGCTATTGTTGACACAAACTGTGATCCGGATGAAGTGGATTATGTTATCCCAGGAAATGATGATGCTATAAGAGCTGTAAAGCTAATTACAGCAAAAATAGCGGACGCAGTTATAGAAGGAAGACAGGGCGAACAATTGTCTACAGGTGAAGAACCACAGCAAGAAGTTAAGGAAGAAGTGTCATTACAAAAAGAGGAAGAACAAAAAGAACCTGAACAGAAGGAAGTACAACAAGAGGCAGAACAGCAAGAGGTAGTTGCTGAAGCTTAATTTTGTCAAAAAGTTTCTATTCTTCTTAAAAAGCCTGGCTTTTTAAGAAGAATAGATAAGATTATCAGTGTTATTAAATAATAATATTTAATAAATAGTTAAACAACTAAATAATTAATAAATTAACAAACTAAACTACCAGATTGTATTATGGAAGTTACTTGATGTAGTTAATTGTTAAAATAGTTATTTATAGTGATAAAATTATATAAAATTAAAATAAAGTTTGGAGGAGTAAGAATGGTTACTGCAGGTATGGTTAAAGAGCTTCGTGAAAAAACCGGAGCAGGTATGATGGATTGTAAAAAGGCTCTTGCCGAAGCTAATGGTAATATGGAAAAAGCTATAGAAATTTTAAGGGAAAAAGGTATTGCATCAGCTGCTAAAAAATCAGGCAGAATTGCAGCAGAGGGATTAGTTGATGCCTATATACATGGTGACGGAAGAATAGGTGTATTAGTAGAAGTTAATATAGAAACTGATTTTGCGGCGAAGAATGAAGAGTTTAAGACTTTTGTAAAGGATATAGCTATGCAAATTGCAGCAGCTAAGCCAGAATACATAAGAAGAGAAGAGATTCCGGCTGAAGTAATTGAAAAGGAAAAAGAAATTTTAAGTGCACAAGCCCGCAATGAAGGAAAACCAGAAAAAATTATAGAAAAAATGGTTGAAGGAAGAATAGAAAAATTCTATAAAGAAGTATGTCTTTTAGAACAGCCGTGGGTTAAGGACCCGGATAAGACTATACAAGATCTTTTAAATGAAAAAATTGCCACTATTGGTGAAAACATAAACATCAGAAGGTTTGCAAGATTTGAAAGAGGCGAAGGAATAGAGAAAAAACAAGAAGATTTTCAAGAAGAAGTTATGAAGCAAATTAAAGGTTAATTTTGATGATATTTATAGGAGCATATAATATATTTATATGTTCCTTTTTTAGAATAATGTTAAAATTTTAAAATATAATAAAAACTTTGAAACAATATTTTTATAAGAATATTTTAGAATGGGTGGAATTTTTCAATGCAGAAAATTAAATATAAAAGGGTTATTTTGAAAATAAGCGGTGAAGCTTTAGCAGGTGATAACAAGCACGGAATAGATACCGATACTATAAATGAAATTTCAAACAGGATTGAAAAAATATACAAAATGGGCGTTGAAGTGGCTATAGTTGTTGGCGGGGGAAATTTTTGGCGTGGAAGAAGCGGTGTAGGTATGGACAGGACAACCGCCGACTATATGGGAATGCTTGCAACGGTTATAAATGCTTTAGGACTTCAGGATGCATTAGAGTCAAAAGGAATTCCCACAAGAGTCCAAACTGCCATAGAAATGAGGCAGATTGCTGAACCCTATATTAGAAGGAAAGCGGTAAGGCATTTAGAAAAGAAAAGAGTTGTGATTTTTGCATGTGGTACAGGAAACCCGTTTTTTTCAACAGATACCACTGCAGCCCTCAGGGCGGCGGAAATTGATGCAGAAGTTATTTTGCTTGCAAAGAAAGTTGATGCTGTGTATGATTCGGATCCAAATATCAATCCAAATGCCCAAAAATTTGACCGGCTTTCATACTTAGATATACTCAACAAGGAGCTTGGGGTAATGGATTCAACTGCAGCTTCTCTTTGTAAGGACAACGATATACCCATTATAGTTTTTGGACTGGACAACCCTGAAAATATAGTAAAGGCAGTCTTAGGCGAAAATATTGGAACAATAATAAATAAGTAAAGGAGAGGTGGTAGTATGTCAAAAGAGGAATATAAAGAAATGAAAGAGAAAATGAATAAAACTTTAAGTGTTTTAAAGGGAGAACTTAACGGTGTCAGGGCGGGCAGAGCCAATCCTTCAATTTTGGATAAAATAAGTATAGACTATTATGGAACACCTACACCTATCAACCAGTTAGCTAACATTTCTATTCCGGAAGCCAGGGTTATAGTAATTCAACCATGGGAAAGCAGTGTTTTGAAGGATATTGAAAGGGAAATTCAAAAGTCGGATATAGGGATTAATCCAAGCAACGACGGAAAAGTAATAAGGCTTGTATTTCCTCCCCTGACTGAAGAGAGACGAAAAGAACTTACAAAAGTAGCGAGAAAATATGGGGAAGATGCAAAAATTGCAATAAGATCCATAAGAAGAGATGCTATAGAAAAAATGAAAGCTGCAAAGAAGAGATCAGAAATTACTGAAGATGATTTAAAAGTAGCTGAAAAAGAAATTCAGGAAATAACTGATAAATTTATTGCGGATATTGATTCCATTGTTAAGAAAAAGGAAGAAGAGATACTTGAGGTTTAATGAAACATGGTTGACAGGTTATTAGCATTGACTTTTATGGAAGCTAAAGAAATTATTGAAAAGGAAGGAAAGCATATATATTCTGTAAAAGTTGCATCACCACCTAAAAATCCATCAAATGAGTATGACGATGACTACAGGGTAATAAATGTAAGGGAACTGAATAAATTAGGTATTGAACTTATAGTTTGTAAGCCCCTCTTGTGTTGAGAGGGGTTTACAAGCTTATTTTGGAGGTCAGAAATGAGTTTTATTGATAGATTTTTTAAAAAAGATAAATATATTAATAAACTGAATAAAAGTAAATTGCCTAAGCATATTGCCATAATAATGGATGGAAACGGGCGGTGGGCTAAAAGAAGGGGGCTTCCCAGGACGGTAGGACATAGGGAAGGTGCCAAAACATTAAAAACCATTTCCACCTTTTGTGGGAATATAGGAATAAAATATCTAACTGTATATGCTTTTTCTACAGAAAATTGGAAAAGACCAAAAGAAGAAGTGGATGCTTTAATGGATCTACTCCTTGATTATTTAAAAAATGCAGAAAAGCATATTGGCGGAAAAGATGTGCGCATACAAACAATTGGGGATATAAGCGTACTTAGCAGTGAGATTCAAAAAGAAATTGAGAGGGTAACAAGGGAAACAAAAAACAACAGCGGGTTAATTTTAAATATAGCCTTAAATTATGGCGGAAGAAACGAAATGGTACACTGTGTTAAAAGCATAGTTGAAAAAATAGAAAAAGGTGAAATTACCAAGGAAGATATTAATGAGGAAATAATTTCTGAAAATTTATATACAAAGGATATACCGGATCCCGATATATTAATAAGACCTGGCGGGGAGAGCAGGCTGAGTAATTTCCTTTTGTGGCAGGCTGCTTATACTGAGATTTGGTATACAGATGTTTTATGGCCTGATTTTAGGGAAAAACACATTATTGACGCGCTGTTAGATTATCAAAACAGAAATAGAAGGTTTGGAGGATTGTAATTTTTATGAAAGTCAGGATAATAAGCGGTGTTATTGGGTTTTGTATACTGCTGGCAGTTTTATGGGCAGGAAAACTTGTGCTGGGCTTAGCTGTTTCTATAGTATGCCTTATTGCACTGTATGAATTTTATAAGTCAGTTTCTAAAGCAGGCTATAAACCGGTTAAATTACCGGGCTATTTATCAGCTTTTATATTGGCTTTTTTAGGAGTTGACCACTCTTTAACTCCGGCGGGGTTTTCCGGGGTTTTGGTACTGTTTATTTTTTTAAGCATTGTCTTTTTATTTTCTTTTATTATTTTTTTAAATAAAAAGCATAATATTATAGACATTTCTCTGTCTTTTTTCAGTATATTTTATATAACCTTTTTGTTTTCTTTTATTATATTGACAAGAAACCTTCCAGGCGGAAAATATCTCGTATGGTTTATTTTTATTGGAGCCTGGGCGACAGATACATTTGCATATTTTTCCGGTAGGTTTTTTGGAAAAAGAAAGCTTATTCCTTCTATAAGCCCTAAAAAAACTGTAGAAGGGTCAATAGGAGGGGTGATTGGATGTATGCTTATAACTGTACTTTATGGTATGTATCTTTCAAATATTAATATGCTTAATGGATTTGTCGTATACCACCTTATTCCTTTGGGTTTTTTGTGCGGGATAGTATCCCAGATAGGGGATTTGGCTGCATCTTCTATAAAAAGATATGTCAATGTAAAAGACTTTGGAAATATAATGCCAGGGCACGGAGGGGCATTAGACAGGTTTGATAGCATATTATTCTGTGCACCGGTGGTATACTTCTACATAAATATCCTGTATCTTTTATAAATATCCTGTATATTTATATAACAGCTTTACTATAACAGCTTTACGATATAACGGCTTTCCGGTATATGAGGTTTCAAATGCGGTAAATTTTAACTTATATAGTAAGTTTATTATATTAAGAGGGAGATTGTAATGGTTAAAAGTATTTCTATTTTAGGCTCAACAGGGTCTATTGGGGTTCAGACGCTGGATGTGGCGAGAAATTTAAATATTAAGGTTGAAGCTTTGTCCGGCAATACAAATATAGATTTACTTGAAGCCCAGGCCAGGGAATTTAA
The genomic region above belongs to Acetivibrio saccincola and contains:
- the rpsB gene encoding 30S ribosomal protein S2; the protein is MSVISMKQLLEAGVHFGHQTRRWNPKMAEYIFTERNGIYIIDLQKTVKKIEEAYFFIREVAMNGQKVLFVGTKKQAQDSIKEEATRSGQFYVNVRWLGGMLTNFKTIRGRIQRLKELNQMEEEGMFEVLPKKEVIKLRNEMAKLEKYLGGIKDMDELPGALFVVDPRKEKIAILEARKLGIPVVAIVDTNCDPDEVDYVIPGNDDAIRAVKLITAKIADAVIEGRQGEQLSTGEEPQQEVKEEVSLQKEEEQKEPEQKEVQQEAEQQEVVAEA
- the typA gene encoding translational GTPase TypA — encoded protein: MHIREDLRNIAIIAHVDHGKTTLVDGLLKQSGIFRDNQHVNDRVMDSGDLERERGITILSKNTAVHYNGVKINIVDTPGHADFGGEVERVLKMVDGVLLLVDSFEGTMPQTRFVLTKALGLNLKPIVVVNKIDRPDARPQEVLGEVLELFIELGADDEQLDFPVVYASAREGYATLDLNEKTSNLKPLFETIINTIPKPTGSLEEPLQFLVSSIDYNDYIGRIAIGRIERGTIKAGQTAALCRKDGSVDEVKISNLYTFEGLKRIGITSASLGEIVAISGIEDVNIGETICDLEKIEPLPFVDIDEPTISMTFSVNDSPFAGQEGTYVTSRHLRDRLFKELETNVSLRVEETDSPDSFKVYGRGELHLSILIETMRREGYEFQISKPTVVYKEIDGVKCEPVEYLIVDVPEDYMGVVMEKLGMRKSELINMASSAQGYMRLEFKIPARCLIGYRSELLTDTKGNGIMNHVFYGYESYKGDLTIRRRGSMIAWEEGETSVYGLYNAQERGTLFIEPGTRVYKGMIVGENAKQEDILINVCKKKHVTNIRAAGSDEALRLSPPTILSLEQALEFIADDELVEVTPKNIRLRKKALNGHKNK
- the frr gene encoding ribosome recycling factor codes for the protein MSKEEYKEMKEKMNKTLSVLKGELNGVRAGRANPSILDKISIDYYGTPTPINQLANISIPEARVIVIQPWESSVLKDIEREIQKSDIGINPSNDGKVIRLVFPPLTEERRKELTKVARKYGEDAKIAIRSIRRDAIEKMKAAKKRSEITEDDLKVAEKEIQEITDKFIADIDSIVKKKEEEILEV
- the mltG gene encoding endolytic transglycosylase MltG, encoding MSGETNRTKKRRKTKKRKRSIFRSLLLYFLFFTFVFIVGATVSYRYITNADKLTISEITKKIESGEAVEIEIPFNSSTDDIAKILKEKDIIKYPRIFKFLSFFNGHDGNYRSGRHLISKDLSYDEIMRVLSQNPISINVTIPEGKTFTETVEILAKNNLIDKEDFIKTASEEKFDYKFLEGLPEREFPLEGYLFPDTYFFDPKSTSKMVIRKFLDNFNIKFTPEFYKRAEELDMTVDEVITLASIIERETKIPEEKEIVSSVFHNRLKSNDPSFKKLQSCATIQYILLQRDGKVKENLTYEDTQIEHPYNTYLHEGLPPGPLCSPGLDSIIAALYPNEESDYMFFVARGDGSHEFSRTLQEHEAAKQKYGVSY
- a CDS encoding phosphatidate cytidylyltransferase — translated: MKVRIISGVIGFCILLAVLWAGKLVLGLAVSIVCLIALYEFYKSVSKAGYKPVKLPGYLSAFILAFLGVDHSLTPAGFSGVLVLFIFLSIVFLFSFIIFLNKKHNIIDISLSFFSIFYITFLFSFIILTRNLPGGKYLVWFIFIGAWATDTFAYFSGRFFGKRKLIPSISPKKTVEGSIGGVIGCMLITVLYGMYLSNINMLNGFVVYHLIPLGFLCGIVSQIGDLAASSIKRYVNVKDFGNIMPGHGGALDRFDSILFCAPVVYFYINILYLL
- the pyrH gene encoding UMP kinase; amino-acid sequence: MQKIKYKRVILKISGEALAGDNKHGIDTDTINEISNRIEKIYKMGVEVAIVVGGGNFWRGRSGVGMDRTTADYMGMLATVINALGLQDALESKGIPTRVQTAIEMRQIAEPYIRRKAVRHLEKKRVVIFACGTGNPFFSTDTTAALRAAEIDAEVILLAKKVDAVYDSDPNINPNAQKFDRLSYLDILNKELGVMDSTAASLCKDNDIPIIVFGLDNPENIVKAVLGENIGTIINK
- the pdxS gene encoding pyridoxal 5'-phosphate synthase lyase subunit PdxS, whose amino-acid sequence is MSGRFGTSKDLAEILRGGVIMDVTNPKEAEIAQKAGAVAVMALERVPADIRKQGGIARMSDPKMIKEIINAVSIPVMAKVRIGHFVEAQVLEAIGIDYIDESEVLTPADDKCHIDKKAFKTPFVCGAQNLGEALRRIAEGASMIRTKGEAGTGNIIEAVKHMRTMMSEIRRLKNLPKEELMTFAKEIAAPYELVVKVAEEGKLPVLNFAAGGVATPADAALMMQLGSEGVFVGSGIFKSSNPEKTAKAIVEATKYYNNPEVIAEVSEDLGEPMRGVEIPQV
- the tsf gene encoding translation elongation factor Ts; translated protein: MVTAGMVKELREKTGAGMMDCKKALAEANGNMEKAIEILREKGIASAAKKSGRIAAEGLVDAYIHGDGRIGVLVEVNIETDFAAKNEEFKTFVKDIAMQIAAAKPEYIRREEIPAEVIEKEKEILSAQARNEGKPEKIIEKMVEGRIEKFYKEVCLLEQPWVKDPDKTIQDLLNEKIATIGENINIRRFARFERGEGIEKKQEDFQEEVMKQIKG
- a CDS encoding isoprenyl transferase, which encodes MSFIDRFFKKDKYINKLNKSKLPKHIAIIMDGNGRWAKRRGLPRTVGHREGAKTLKTISTFCGNIGIKYLTVYAFSTENWKRPKEEVDALMDLLLDYLKNAEKHIGGKDVRIQTIGDISVLSSEIQKEIERVTRETKNNSGLILNIALNYGGRNEMVHCVKSIVEKIEKGEITKEDINEEIISENLYTKDIPDPDILIRPGGESRLSNFLLWQAAYTEIWYTDVLWPDFREKHIIDALLDYQNRNRRFGGL